The Abditibacteriaceae bacterium genome includes a window with the following:
- a CDS encoding ABC transporter permease, with amino-acid sequence MIASNPIITREVRARWRTWGSPALLLLLLAGLAFAMGSAYDDNIWRWRQNSELNNRAAKSAGRDIFIVLAMLECGAWTLLAPVLTAMNIAAERERGLLESLQLSPLRAWQIIAGKLFSAAAFILLTALVTLPVTGLTFLMGGVSPSEFFGVFALHCCIAITGASIGMMCSARARRPLPALISSMALMALWFFGSGLLMIGGQTSFGFSPPTVSPFYAFCIETAQWAGFTNPLLATYLIVNPRELTRGGGFPLPGAPDFPYWCVCPAFCLVVSIFCWWLAARAVRKPFPPTLANDRHWTQLLVRSNSTVPAQKTIDAPLDNVLVREMPLNNWVKFSNPILRREVRGAFRFRRSKAWQGIAQTFVAAIIFGALILIFLNGLDPLSDRRETWEFFTNVGLILLVAASALWSAKSFTRERESGMAEGLGLSLLSPWEIVSAKVFAPLLTFGIYAVPVLITLLPCINWAGISATELPGIGDFFCALAVLASTVFFVVAFGLYISHWHTRTTNAVITVIVALLILWTVTPIFIEPIARILSEDAYRTSNTILHLTNPFVALNEIMTATEVTVPTATLGIVPGDVQYVRAFPRLSWFFCLLTFATGGTFILLLFSRLERSFPRARRALNNLVEPAHEPDSLA; translated from the coding sequence ATGATTGCTTCGAACCCCATCATCACGCGCGAGGTGCGGGCGCGCTGGCGCACGTGGGGTTCGCCCGCGTTGTTGTTGCTGCTGCTCGCGGGTCTGGCATTCGCCATGGGCAGCGCCTACGACGATAACATCTGGCGTTGGCGCCAAAATTCGGAGCTGAACAACCGCGCGGCGAAAAGCGCGGGCCGCGATATTTTTATTGTTCTGGCAATGCTCGAATGCGGCGCATGGACGCTGCTGGCTCCGGTTCTCACCGCAATGAACATCGCCGCCGAGCGCGAACGCGGATTGCTTGAAAGCCTGCAGCTTTCGCCGTTGCGCGCATGGCAAATTATCGCGGGCAAATTGTTTTCTGCGGCTGCTTTTATTCTTCTCACAGCGCTCGTCACACTTCCTGTCACCGGCCTGACGTTCCTAATGGGCGGCGTTTCACCCAGCGAATTCTTCGGGGTTTTTGCGCTTCACTGTTGCATCGCAATCACCGGCGCGAGCATCGGCATGATGTGTTCGGCGCGGGCGCGGCGACCTTTGCCCGCGCTGATTTCCTCGATGGCGCTGATGGCGCTGTGGTTTTTCGGTAGTGGACTTTTAATGATCGGCGGACAAACCTCGTTTGGGTTTTCTCCGCCTACGGTGTCGCCGTTTTACGCATTTTGTATCGAGACGGCGCAATGGGCCGGTTTCACCAATCCGTTGCTTGCGACATATCTGATTGTTAATCCGCGCGAACTGACGCGCGGCGGTGGCTTTCCCCTTCCCGGCGCACCCGATTTTCCCTACTGGTGCGTGTGCCCGGCATTCTGTCTGGTCGTTTCGATATTCTGCTGGTGGCTGGCCGCCCGTGCTGTTCGCAAACCGTTTCCGCCCACGCTCGCTAACGACCGCCACTGGACGCAACTTTTAGTACGGTCGAATTCGACCGTACCTGCGCAGAAAACCATCGACGCGCCGCTCGATAATGTGCTTGTGCGTGAAATGCCGCTCAATAATTGGGTCAAGTTTTCCAACCCGATTCTGCGACGCGAAGTGCGCGGCGCGTTTCGCTTTCGCCGCTCGAAGGCGTGGCAGGGCATCGCACAAACTTTTGTTGCGGCCATTATCTTCGGCGCTTTAATTTTAATTTTCCTTAACGGGCTCGATCCGCTCAGCGACCGCCGCGAAACCTGGGAATTTTTCACCAATGTCGGTTTGATTCTGCTGGTTGCTGCATCGGCCCTGTGGAGCGCGAAAAGTTTCACGCGCGAACGCGAAAGCGGCATGGCCGAAGGACTGGGACTTTCCTTGCTTTCACCGTGGGAAATCGTGTCGGCGAAAGTTTTTGCGCCGCTTCTCACATTTGGTATTTATGCAGTTCCGGTTCTTATTACGCTCCTGCCCTGTATCAATTGGGCAGGAATAAGCGCGACCGAACTCCCCGGCATCGGTGATTTCTTTTGCGCTCTGGCTGTCCTGGCATCGACGGTCTTTTTCGTTGTCGCGTTTGGCCTTTACATTTCTCACTGGCATACGCGCACAACAAACGCTGTCATTACAGTCATCGTCGCTTTATTGATTCTGTGGACTGTAACGCCAATTTTCATCGAGCCGATTGCACGTATTTTGTCTGAAGACGCTTATCGCACTTCCAACACGATTCTTCACCTGACAAATCCGTTTGTTGCCCTTAACGAAATCATGACCGCGACCGAGGTTACTGTTCCGACAGCGACACTCGGCATTGTTCCCGGAGACGTCCAATACGTGCGTGCTTTTCCGAGACTTTCCTGGTTTTTTTGCCTTCTCACCTTCGCAACGGGCGGCACTTTTATCCTTCTCCTTTTCTCTCGCTTGGAGCGGTCGTTCCCACGAGCGCGACGCGCTTTGAACAACCTTGTCGAACCCGCACATGAACCCGATTCTCTGGCGTGA
- a CDS encoding ATP-dependent Clp protease adaptor ClpS, giving the protein MSTVENAVISQHIPLESIQNSLAPARGEGWRVILYNDDWHGCDEVVAQVQKATSCDLETAVRITLEVDARGRGVCFRGDLEECHRVVKVLREIRLQCEVDED; this is encoded by the coding sequence ATGAGTACGGTCGAAAACGCAGTAATCTCACAACACATTCCTTTGGAATCCATCCAGAATTCTCTCGCGCCTGCGCGGGGCGAAGGCTGGCGCGTCATTTTATACAACGACGATTGGCATGGCTGCGACGAAGTTGTCGCCCAAGTGCAAAAAGCCACGTCGTGCGACCTAGAAACAGCGGTTCGTATTACGCTCGAAGTCGATGCGCGCGGGCGCGGCGTCTGCTTTCGCGGCGATTTGGAAGAATGCCATCGCGTCGTGAAAGTCTTGCGCGAAATCCGACTTCAATGCGAAGTCGATGAAGATTAA
- a CDS encoding M67 family metallopeptidase translates to MLKISQDQYERIVAQGREGKPLEICGLLAGRRDGDTAIVADVYPITSDDQSPLTYTLNAAEHFKAEKDIRARGLETVGIYHTHPATVAYPSVTDVARAHWGEWDDLLYPGISFLIVSLRNPETPEPHSFHINGRRIPEDIIEEPVEIL, encoded by the coding sequence ATGCTCAAAATTTCTCAAGACCAATACGAACGCATTGTGGCGCAAGGACGCGAAGGCAAACCGCTGGAAATCTGCGGTCTGCTAGCTGGCCGACGCGACGGCGATACCGCGATTGTCGCGGACGTTTACCCGATTACCTCCGATGACCAAAGCCCTTTGACTTACACGCTAAATGCAGCCGAACATTTCAAGGCCGAAAAAGACATTCGGGCACGCGGGCTGGAAACTGTTGGAATTTATCACACGCATCCAGCGACGGTCGCCTATCCGAGCGTTACCGATGTGGCGCGCGCGCACTGGGGCGAATGGGACGATTTGCTTTATCCGGGCATTTCGTTTCTCATCGTAAGCCTTCGTAACCCCGAAACGCCGGAGCCGCATTCGTTTCACATCAACGGGCGCCGCATTCCCGAAGATATCATCGAGGAACCCGTCGAAATCTTGTAA
- a CDS encoding ABC transporter permease: MNPILWRELRVRPRAKGFAAGSLAAFLPAAAILCFYLRGASSPAAIRLQAQSAFETLAALQCLAWLLVAPSLTAPSIASQRERGLLESLQLSGLTPRAILSGTLAAAGAFALLVIFASAPVWMLTFFLGQISFDQIARVAALHSATALLGAAAGLAWSAWTRRAAVALRVSLISLALWGVGSGLAGVMAHNIGPQRADWAAWIVGSLRLFGSTNPVTALSPKSIRPSLLLMPSPSRALVWFDEFATTAPFAVSLCFQLAVAPFLLWLAARGIRANFDEPALAPKKKTKGTVEIRVPPEVGAETRARREAEPFWDFPFVAQLPIENPVLKREIRGKFRQPKVPRWVVIVQSILGAGVALFYLQVMAWAIVRPETRAATWWVLSFIGLGLVMTAAPMMGASNFSRERERGTWEGIHLSPLSAREISGGKTGSALLAIGAFTLPVLPLLMLCVARAGGVSVMQAVLTFAVIGSSAYAFSAFGSLLSWKARRTAPVAAAMLLFVAAQSMLPFVIASSGARWLVAVNPPSALAIIASGGRTFGVSSSVLLPAWCALVLFFGGVACEAMVRKFLRAEGHP; this comes from the coding sequence ATGAACCCGATTCTCTGGCGTGAGTTGCGCGTTCGTCCGCGTGCCAAAGGTTTCGCGGCGGGTTCTCTGGCGGCGTTTCTCCCTGCCGCTGCGATCCTTTGTTTCTATCTGCGCGGTGCTTCCTCGCCCGCCGCAATTCGCCTTCAAGCTCAAAGCGCCTTTGAAACGCTCGCGGCCTTGCAATGCCTGGCGTGGCTTCTCGTCGCACCCAGCCTGACCGCGCCCTCGATTGCGTCCCAGCGCGAGCGCGGATTGCTCGAAAGTTTGCAGCTTTCCGGCCTCACGCCACGCGCGATTTTAAGCGGCACGTTGGCAGCCGCCGGTGCATTCGCGCTGCTCGTCATTTTCGCAAGCGCGCCGGTGTGGATGCTGACATTTTTTCTGGGACAAATTTCTTTCGACCAAATTGCGCGTGTGGCGGCCTTGCACAGCGCGACGGCTTTGCTTGGTGCTGCCGCAGGGTTGGCGTGGTCGGCGTGGACGCGCCGCGCCGCTGTTGCTCTGCGCGTCTCGCTGATTTCTCTGGCGCTCTGGGGCGTAGGCAGCGGGCTGGCGGGAGTGATGGCGCACAATATCGGGCCACAGCGCGCAGACTGGGCGGCGTGGATTGTCGGGTCGCTGCGGCTTTTTGGCTCGACAAATCCCGTGACGGCGCTGTCGCCCAAGTCCATACGCCCGTCGCTGTTGCTGATGCCCTCGCCTTCGCGCGCGCTGGTCTGGTTCGATGAGTTCGCGACGACGGCTCCCTTCGCCGTTTCTTTGTGCTTTCAGCTTGCGGTCGCGCCGTTCTTACTATGGCTCGCCGCGCGCGGCATTCGCGCAAACTTCGACGAGCCGGCGCTTGCCCCGAAAAAGAAAACCAAAGGTACGGTCGAAATCCGGGTGCCCCCCGAAGTAGGGGCCGAGACTCGTGCGCGCCGCGAGGCTGAGCCATTCTGGGACTTTCCATTTGTCGCACAGTTGCCGATTGAGAACCCGGTTTTGAAACGCGAGATTCGGGGTAAATTCAGACAGCCCAAAGTGCCGCGCTGGGTTGTCATTGTGCAGAGCATTTTAGGCGCGGGTGTGGCGTTGTTTTACTTGCAGGTGATGGCGTGGGCGATCGTGCGCCCCGAAACGCGCGCAGCAACGTGGTGGGTGCTTTCGTTTATTGGTTTGGGTCTGGTGATGACCGCTGCGCCGATGATGGGCGCTTCCAACTTTTCGCGCGAACGCGAGCGCGGGACATGGGAAGGAATTCATCTGTCGCCGCTTTCGGCCCGCGAGATCAGCGGAGGAAAGACAGGATCGGCGTTGCTGGCCATTGGGGCGTTTACTCTTCCGGTTCTGCCACTGCTAATGCTGTGCGTGGCGCGCGCGGGAGGAGTTTCGGTGATGCAGGCCGTTTTAACATTCGCCGTTATCGGCTCGTCGGCGTATGCATTTTCGGCGTTCGGTTCGCTCCTTTCCTGGAAGGCAAGGCGCACCGCGCCGGTTGCAGCGGCCATGCTGTTGTTTGTGGCGGCGCAAAGCATGTTGCCCTTTGTCATTGCCAGTTCAGGTGCGCGTTGGCTCGTGGCTGTGAATCCACCGTCAGCACTGGCCATTATCGCCAGTGGCGGGCGCACCTTTGGAGTGTCGAGCAGCGTTCTACTGCCAGCGTGGTGCGCGCTCGTGTTGTTTTTCGGGGGCGTTGCGTGCGAGGCGATGGTACGGAAGTTCTTGCGCGCCGAAGGTCATCCGTAA
- a CDS encoding RDD family protein — protein sequence MTRNPWDDDIDILSAENVSFAIETAGLGSRFGAAIIDLLLQFATLGLGAIAVNYLIDFLPPLDQVSQWVRAFLMAIGALLVALISVGYSFFFEWLWDGQTPGKRWLGLRVMQSNGMPIGAWHAMIRSLMRAADFLPFMYGAGAFVALVSSRNQRIGDMVAGTVVARERHDAARAILDIDSAADAFLASLHAPVQQTQAPVMPSTAMPDSTVLSAPQPLQHAAVATHPQLSDGDRDLLREYFARRGQLTPAARTKLAQGLATRLAAKLGVPLDTDAESWLETLARGAFTETS from the coding sequence ATGACGCGCAACCCGTGGGACGACGACATCGACATCCTGTCTGCCGAGAACGTTTCGTTTGCCATCGAAACGGCAGGTTTGGGTTCGCGTTTTGGTGCCGCAATTATCGACCTGCTATTGCAATTCGCAACGCTCGGGCTGGGCGCAATTGCGGTGAATTACCTCATCGATTTCCTGCCACCACTCGATCAGGTTTCGCAGTGGGTGCGCGCGTTTTTAATGGCGATTGGCGCCCTTCTGGTCGCACTTATTTCCGTCGGTTATTCCTTTTTCTTTGAGTGGCTGTGGGACGGGCAAACGCCCGGGAAACGCTGGCTCGGCCTGCGCGTGATGCAAAGCAACGGCATGCCGATTGGCGCGTGGCACGCGATGATTCGCTCGTTGATGCGCGCCGCCGATTTCCTGCCGTTTATGTATGGTGCAGGCGCATTTGTCGCGCTTGTCAGTTCGCGCAATCAGCGCATCGGCGATATGGTGGCCGGAACGGTCGTCGCGCGCGAACGCCACGACGCGGCTCGCGCCATTCTCGACATAGACTCCGCCGCCGACGCGTTCCTGGCTTCGCTCCATGCACCAGTGCAACAAACCCAAGCACCGGTCATGCCTTCAACAGCAATGCCGGATTCGACCGTACTTTCCGCGCCTCAGCCTTTACAGCACGCTGCTGTCGCAACACACCCGCAGTTGTCCGACGGCGACCGCGATTTGCTGCGCGAATACTTTGCACGGCGCGGCCAACTAACACCCGCCGCGCGCACCAAACTCGCGCAGGGATTGGCGACGCGCCTGGCGGCGAAACTGGGCGTCCCGCTCGATACCGACGCCGAGAGCTGGCTGGAAACCCTCGCGCGCGGCGCTTTCACCGAAACCTCATGA
- the sat gene encoding sulfate adenylyltransferase: MQVEIAPHGGKLVNAFVSGDAAETLRERARTMPQIHLADRRLSDLEMIGCGAFSPIDGFMNRADYDNCVVNKRLANGLPWTIPITLAVTSDEAETLQIDDEVALVDKFENILAVMQLEEIYRYDREREARLVYNTTDDAHPGVRNLYRRGEIHLGGKIQVLQERVDSTLKEYRLTPEAMRRAFAQRGWKKVVGFQTRNPIHRAHEYVTKCALETVDGLLLHPLVGGKDEDIPVESRMECYRVLIENYYPQERVLLAVLPAALRYAGPREAVTHALVRKNYGCTHFIVGRDHAGVGNYYGTYDAQYIFDEFSPEELGIIPMMFDHAYYSPTVGGMGTSKTLPANAEKLSISGTKIRQMLMDGALPPEEFTRPEVARVLIEAMKR, from the coding sequence ATGCAAGTTGAAATCGCGCCTCATGGCGGCAAGCTGGTCAATGCATTTGTTTCAGGCGACGCGGCGGAAACACTGCGCGAACGCGCGCGCACAATGCCTCAGATTCACCTCGCCGACCGCCGCTTGTCAGACTTGGAAATGATCGGTTGCGGCGCGTTTTCGCCCATCGACGGCTTCATGAATCGCGCCGATTACGACAACTGCGTGGTGAATAAGCGCCTCGCCAACGGCTTGCCTTGGACGATTCCAATTACGCTTGCGGTGACTTCTGACGAAGCCGAAACGCTGCAAATTGACGATGAAGTCGCGCTTGTCGATAAATTCGAGAACATCCTCGCGGTGATGCAGCTTGAAGAAATCTATCGCTACGACCGCGAGCGCGAAGCGCGACTCGTTTACAACACAACCGACGACGCGCATCCGGGCGTTCGCAATTTGTATCGGCGCGGCGAAATTCATCTCGGCGGCAAGATTCAGGTTTTGCAGGAGCGCGTCGATAGCACGCTTAAAGAATATCGCCTGACGCCCGAAGCGATGCGCCGCGCCTTCGCGCAGCGCGGCTGGAAAAAAGTCGTAGGCTTTCAAACCCGCAACCCGATTCATCGCGCGCACGAATACGTCACGAAATGCGCGTTGGAAACCGTCGATGGGCTTCTTTTGCACCCGCTTGTCGGCGGCAAGGACGAAGATATTCCCGTTGAATCCCGCATGGAATGTTACCGTGTGTTAATTGAAAATTATTATCCGCAAGAGCGTGTTTTGCTGGCGGTTTTGCCCGCTGCTTTGCGCTACGCTGGCCCGCGCGAAGCCGTGACGCACGCGCTTGTCCGCAAAAATTACGGCTGCACGCATTTCATCGTCGGGCGCGATCATGCGGGCGTCGGCAACTATTACGGCACCTACGACGCGCAATATATCTTCGATGAATTCTCGCCGGAAGAACTGGGTATTATTCCGATGATGTTCGACCACGCTTACTATAGCCCGACAGTCGGCGGCATGGGAACGAGCAAAACGCTTCCGGCCAACGCCGAAAAGCTGTCAATTTCGGGCACCAAAATTCGCCAGATGCTGATGGACGGCGCGTTGCCTCCCGAAGAATTCACGCGCCCCGAAGTCGCGCGCGTCTTGATCGAAGCGATGAAGAGATAA
- a CDS encoding GH116 family glycosyl-hydrolase translates to MVSVLWRESSTGTSSKNNGDIEADPDTRNGGSILHSTTLAAGESVTFPFAICWHFPNSNQSQGVENACATSCDYSSEPAPLRRPFYAPQWNGAGAVALHVAKNYQVLREKTRHFAHALWK, encoded by the coding sequence GTGGTTTCGGTTTTGTGGCGCGAAAGTTCAACCGGCACTAGTAGCAAGAATAACGGCGACATCGAAGCCGATCCTGATACGCGCAACGGTGGCTCGATTTTACATTCGACAACATTAGCAGCAGGCGAATCCGTCACGTTTCCATTCGCGATTTGCTGGCATTTCCCGAATTCAAACCAGAGCCAGGGCGTTGAGAATGCGTGCGCTACAAGCTGCGATTACAGTTCCGAGCCGGCTCCGCTGCGGCGTCCGTTTTACGCCCCGCAATGGAATGGCGCAGGCGCTGTCGCGCTTCACGTCGCGAAGAACTACCAGGTGTTGCGCGAAAAAACGCGGCACTTTGCCCACGCCCTTTGGAAGTAA
- the rsmG gene encoding 16S rRNA (guanine(527)-N(7))-methyltransferase RsmG, with protein sequence MTPNSPDIFARVSAERVEILRALVAELLRVNALFNLTAVRDFDGAWTKHIEDSLRGLDSELFETQKKVIDIGSGAGFPGLALAVARPDLRITLLDSTRKKCDYIDATAKLLSLNAKALCGRAEEWGQNPVWRERFDVATVRAVGGFAEVCELALPFVKTGGHLVLWRGVAAPEEVKAGANALAALGADAKSVEIRPYELPGHELMYHLITIPKTRRTPREFPRRVGIPKQKPL encoded by the coding sequence ATGACGCCCAATTCTCCCGACATTTTCGCGCGCGTTTCCGCCGAACGCGTGGAAATCTTGCGCGCGCTCGTCGCGGAATTGTTGCGCGTCAATGCGCTTTTCAATCTCACCGCCGTGCGCGACTTTGACGGCGCGTGGACGAAGCACATCGAAGATTCGCTGCGCGGCCTCGACAGCGAACTCTTTGAAACGCAAAAGAAAGTGATTGACATCGGTTCCGGCGCGGGATTTCCCGGCCTTGCGCTCGCGGTCGCGCGGCCCGATTTGCGAATTACGCTATTGGATTCGACGCGCAAAAAGTGCGATTACATCGACGCCACCGCCAAACTGCTGAGCCTCAATGCGAAAGCGTTGTGTGGCCGCGCCGAAGAATGGGGCCAAAACCCCGTTTGGCGCGAACGCTTCGATGTGGCAACTGTGCGCGCTGTCGGCGGCTTTGCCGAAGTGTGCGAACTGGCGTTGCCGTTCGTTAAAACCGGCGGGCATTTGGTTTTGTGGCGTGGTGTCGCAGCGCCCGAAGAAGTGAAAGCCGGCGCGAATGCTCTGGCAGCGCTCGGCGCGGATGCGAAGAGCGTCGAAATCAGGCCCTACGAATTGCCCGGCCACGAATTGATGTATCACCTTATTACGATTCCCAAAACGCGCCGCACGCCACGCGAATTTCCGCGCCGCGTCGGGATTCCCAAGCAAAAGCCACTGTAA
- a CDS encoding Rrf2 family transcriptional regulator: MRISTRSEYGLRALMELGNDTGRAMSLRDIANRQHISLDYLEQIMPALKTAGLIKARRGAQGGYQLAKPAPEITVLEVLAALEGSLDPMACLASQPLGVETTIDGCGASGSCAVQEVWREVKTAMETVLRKLTLSELINRQQALYGGPIRTHQEEHEILRLAVIN, translated from the coding sequence ATGCGAATTTCTACACGAAGCGAATATGGCCTCCGCGCCCTCATGGAACTGGGCAACGACACAGGCCGAGCCATGAGTTTGCGCGATATTGCCAATCGTCAGCACATCTCGTTGGACTATCTCGAACAAATTATGCCGGCGCTGAAAACAGCCGGTCTCATCAAGGCGCGGCGCGGCGCGCAGGGCGGCTATCAACTGGCGAAGCCTGCACCCGAAATTACGGTTCTCGAAGTTTTGGCGGCACTCGAAGGCTCGCTCGACCCGATGGCGTGTCTGGCTTCACAACCGCTCGGCGTCGAAACCACAATCGACGGTTGCGGCGCGAGCGGCTCATGCGCAGTGCAGGAAGTATGGCGCGAAGTCAAAACCGCGATGGAAACCGTTCTTCGCAAACTAACGCTTTCGGAACTTATCAACCGCCAGCAGGCGCTTTACGGCGGCCCAATTCGCACTCATCAGGAAGAACACGAGATATTACGTTTAGCGGTAATTAACTGA
- a CDS encoding helix-turn-helix domain-containing protein — MKSLAHDAHLSVPLFWRDADCLSESAGLDAAATLLQCTSLDAGKIGRRVGYHDIFHFSKLFKQHFAVTPSGFGASSKLASYQH, encoded by the coding sequence ATGAAGTCGCTGGCGCACGACGCTCATTTGTCGGTGCCGCTATTTTGGCGTGACGCCGATTGCCTATCTGAGTCAGCGGGTTTGGACGCCGCCGCAACGCTGCTGCAATGCACAAGTCTCGATGCGGGAAAAATTGGCCGACGCGTCGGCTACCATGACATCTTTCATTTCTCCAAGCTTTTTAAGCAGCACTTCGCTGTGACGCCATCAGGCTTCGGAGCCTCGTCTAAACTAGCTTCTTACCAGCACTAA
- a CDS encoding cysteine synthase family protein translates to MNTPCSVPPNLNGHQPPPIEQLGRDSVSILGYVGNTPLLCLSRLTKHLKNVRVYAKAEYLNPGGSVKDRAALNMVLHGEASGELTPDKTILDSTSGNTGIAYAMIGAARGYKVKLVMPGNVSPERSKIVKLYGAEVVTSSPMEGSDGAILLARKIYNENPSAYFKPDQYNNELNPLAHYKGTGPEIWSQTQGKVTHFLATIGTSGTLMGTGRYLKEQNADVQIVAVEPDNPMHGIEGLKHMASSIKPGIYDEDGHDAKIPAATEDAYDMAERLAREEGIFVGFSAGAAVWASVHLAEKLEAQGESGVIVTILCDRGDRYLSLLAN, encoded by the coding sequence ATGAATACACCCTGCTCTGTCCCGCCCAACCTTAACGGTCATCAGCCGCCGCCCATCGAACAATTGGGCCGCGACTCGGTTTCGATTCTCGGCTACGTCGGCAACACACCGTTGCTGTGCCTCAGCCGTTTGACGAAGCACCTCAAAAATGTGCGCGTTTATGCCAAAGCCGAATATCTCAATCCCGGCGGGTCGGTGAAAGATCGCGCGGCTCTCAACATGGTTCTGCATGGTGAAGCCTCGGGCGAACTCACACCCGATAAAACAATTCTCGACTCGACTTCGGGCAATACGGGAATTGCTTACGCGATGATTGGCGCGGCGCGCGGCTACAAAGTGAAGCTTGTGATGCCGGGCAACGTTTCACCGGAGCGCTCGAAAATCGTGAAGTTGTATGGCGCGGAAGTCGTGACTTCATCTCCGATGGAAGGCAGCGACGGCGCAATTTTGCTGGCACGCAAGATTTACAACGAAAATCCTTCGGCGTATTTCAAGCCTGACCAATACAACAACGAACTCAATCCGCTAGCGCATTACAAAGGCACCGGCCCCGAAATCTGGAGCCAGACGCAGGGCAAAGTCACGCATTTTCTGGCGACCATCGGCACCTCCGGCACGTTGATGGGAACAGGCCGTTACCTCAAAGAGCAGAACGCCGATGTGCAAATTGTCGCGGTCGAGCCGGACAATCCGATGCACGGAATCGAAGGACTGAAGCATATGGCGTCCTCGATTAAGCCGGGCATTTACGACGAAGACGGCCACGACGCCAAAATTCCCGCCGCCACAGAAGACGCATACGACATGGCCGAACGACTGGCGCGTGAAGAAGGCATTTTCGTTGGGTTCTCAGCAGGCGCGGCAGTATGGGCGTCGGTTCATCTGGCGGAAAAGCTGGAAGCTCAAGGCGAAAGCGGCGTTATCGTTACCATTCTCTGTGACCGAGGCGACCGTTACCTTTCATTATTAGCAAATTAA
- a CDS encoding GGDEF domain-containing protein, protein MGRLNFPNNIPNEAQRIQRWNDENAARMGGENFTDFPDAASSSAKTRSFARLPTQTPSSTENPSLLTRLVEPPQIFEKIGLAEIQREPAYRDDLLALYRSRLRLLAIVAMLTLPSCAAAYALLIPGTLRRIMPVYALLFLLAIGLHFVVGRLNSLRALRVATLCSYAVFSAGASVVIALLGDHNPLLYGSHTHIMLSALLLPFTVWEGSVIAVIVVGSLAWAGWWSLPQDQTPVYISYLYLLGTTALFVLGVTHFQSVLRRRAFDAAFDLMRSNEKLQAISFLDTLTGGFNRRYLESTLAVEIARSVRFDRSLSVMMFDLDNFKQVNDTRGHAAGDEVLREVWQAILTALREVDTAARYGGDEFSAILPETDEDSALGVAERLQSSVRFRLHNRFGADSVEGRVTLSIGIVTTHPSQPHTEIITPDRLIDAADERLYEAKRRGKNSVVA, encoded by the coding sequence ATGGGCCGATTGAATTTCCCGAACAACATTCCCAATGAGGCTCAACGCATCCAGCGTTGGAACGATGAGAATGCGGCCCGTATGGGTGGCGAGAATTTTACCGACTTCCCCGATGCGGCATCGTCCAGCGCAAAAACGCGATCTTTCGCTCGTTTGCCGACACAAACTCCTTCGTCAACCGAAAACCCTTCACTTCTGACCCGCTTGGTAGAACCTCCGCAGATTTTCGAGAAAATTGGTCTGGCCGAAATCCAAAGAGAACCGGCTTATCGCGACGATCTTCTTGCGCTTTATCGCAGCCGACTGCGGCTTCTCGCCATTGTCGCCATGCTGACGTTGCCTTCCTGCGCTGCTGCTTACGCACTGCTTATCCCCGGCACTCTGAGACGGATTATGCCGGTTTATGCCCTGCTTTTTCTTCTGGCGATAGGCCTGCACTTTGTCGTCGGACGGTTGAACAGCCTACGAGCGCTGCGTGTTGCCACGCTGTGTTCTTACGCCGTGTTTTCGGCGGGTGCCTCAGTTGTCATTGCACTTCTCGGCGACCATAATCCGCTGCTCTACGGGAGTCATACTCACATTATGCTTTCGGCGTTGCTGTTGCCGTTTACCGTGTGGGAAGGCAGCGTAATCGCGGTGATCGTGGTGGGAAGCCTGGCGTGGGCCGGTTGGTGGAGTTTGCCGCAAGACCAGACTCCGGTTTACATTTCCTATCTTTATCTTCTGGGCACAACGGCGCTTTTCGTTCTCGGAGTGACGCATTTTCAAAGTGTGCTTCGTCGCCGCGCCTTCGACGCCGCCTTCGATTTAATGCGGTCCAACGAAAAGCTGCAGGCGATTTCGTTCCTCGATACTCTCACCGGCGGCTTTAACCGTCGCTATCTCGAAAGCACTTTGGCCGTTGAAATCGCCCGCTCCGTTCGCTTCGACCGATCGCTTTCGGTGATGATGTTCGATCTCGACAACTTCAAGCAAGTCAACGACACGCGCGGTCATGCAGCAGGCGATGAAGTTTTGCGCGAAGTCTGGCAGGCCATTCTCACGGCTTTGCGTGAAGTCGATACGGCTGCGCGCTATGGTGGAGATGAGTTTTCGGCGATTCTGCCTGAAACCGATGAAGACTCTGCATTAGGCGTCGCCGAACGATTGCAATCGTCGGTGCGGTTCCGGCTTCACAACCGCTTTGGCGCCGACAGCGTTGAAGGCCGCGTGACACTTTCCATCGGCATCGTCACCACGCACCCTTCGCAACCGCATACCGAAATCATCACGCCCGACCGCCTTATCGACGCCGCCGACGAACGCCTCTACGAAGCGAAACGACGGGGCAAAAACTCGGTTGTCGCCTGA